The Halopseudomonas sabulinigri genome window below encodes:
- a CDS encoding spinster family MFS transporter: MATTPDTPVEATDTASRITPAYRRYALILLVLAYTSSHIDRNIVGILIEPIKADLMLSDTQMGFLSGIAFALFYATLGIPIAVFADRSNRRNIIAWSIAIWSAMTAVCGTAQSFWQLAIARVGVGIGEAGSGPSSHSMIADLYPKEKRSSAMSIYALGVYFGIMLGFLIGGFVAEWWGWRAAFFIVGAPGLLIALLVRYTMIEPPRGFADGVKPPPLGKVNVRAGFASLWRVRTTRHVVCGVTLTALVGYGTIVWAPAFLIRSHGMTPSEVGMFLGPVLGIVGGLGAYIGGMLADHLAAKDARWNAWIVGIAKMLSIPFICAFYLVDNTYLALAFYMPAAFLGAFYLGPSFGMIQSLTPLRSRALASAIMLFILNLFGLGFGPQLIGIASDVMRAWFESESLRYALLAATFVNVWASAHYYLAGKTLKQDTDNLVG; encoded by the coding sequence ATGGCCACTACGCCGGATACCCCGGTTGAGGCGACCGATACAGCCAGTCGCATCACCCCAGCCTATCGCCGTTACGCACTGATCCTTCTGGTGCTGGCGTACACCTCCAGCCACATCGACCGCAACATCGTGGGCATCCTGATCGAACCGATCAAGGCCGACCTGATGCTGTCGGATACCCAGATGGGCTTTTTGTCAGGCATCGCCTTCGCGCTGTTCTACGCCACCCTGGGCATTCCGATTGCCGTTTTCGCCGACCGTTCCAACCGCCGCAACATCATTGCCTGGTCCATTGCGATTTGGAGTGCCATGACCGCCGTCTGCGGCACCGCACAGAGCTTCTGGCAACTGGCTATCGCCCGCGTCGGCGTCGGTATTGGCGAGGCCGGTTCCGGCCCCTCCTCCCACTCGATGATCGCTGACCTCTACCCCAAGGAAAAGCGCTCCAGCGCCATGTCGATCTACGCCCTGGGCGTTTACTTCGGCATCATGCTGGGCTTTTTGATTGGTGGCTTTGTCGCTGAGTGGTGGGGCTGGCGTGCCGCGTTCTTTATTGTCGGCGCTCCCGGACTACTGATCGCCCTGCTGGTGCGCTACACCATGATAGAACCGCCACGCGGCTTTGCCGATGGCGTCAAACCGCCGCCGCTGGGCAAGGTAAACGTACGCGCCGGCTTTGCCTCGCTGTGGCGAGTCCGTACTACCCGCCACGTGGTCTGCGGCGTAACCCTGACCGCACTGGTAGGCTACGGCACCATCGTCTGGGCACCGGCCTTCCTGATTCGCAGCCACGGCATGACGCCGAGCGAAGTCGGCATGTTCCTCGGCCCGGTCTTGGGCATCGTCGGCGGCCTGGGCGCCTACATCGGCGGCATGCTGGCTGACCACCTGGCCGCCAAGGATGCGCGCTGGAATGCCTGGATTGTGGGTATCGCCAAGATGCTGTCCATCCCCTTCATCTGCGCCTTCTATCTGGTCGACAACACCTATCTGGCGCTGGCGTTCTATATGCCTGCAGCTTTCCTCGGTGCCTTCTATCTCGGGCCCAGCTTCGGCATGATTCAGAGCCTGACACCGCTGCGCAGCCGCGCGCTGGCGTCGGCCATCATGCTGTTTATCCTCAACCTGTTTGGCTTGGGCTTTGGTCCGCAGCTGATTGGTATTGCCAGCGACGTCATGCGCGCCTGGTTCGAAAGTGAGAGCCTGCGTTATGCGCTGTTGGCCGCCACCTTCGTCAACGTCTGGGCCTCGGCGCACTACTACCTGGCCGGTAAAACCCTGAAGCAGGATACCGACAACCTGGTCGGCTGA
- a CDS encoding acyl-CoA dehydrogenase: MTLLWLLGLVLCIAALAYVRTSLLNACLGVGAYLLAMTLLGPAPWVIDLVLWVVFLAIAIPLNIPDVRRNQISAPLFSWFKKVLPPLSDTEQEALDAGTVWWDGELFSGRPDWGKLHSFPIPRLSAEEQAFLDGPVEELCRMTNEWEVTTERQDLSPETWSYIKDNGFFGLIIPKEYNGKGFSAYAHSQIAMKLASRSGDLGSTVMVPNSLGPAELLMHYGTEEQKQHYLPRLAAGQEIPCFALTAPEAGSDAGSMTDKGIICKGQWEGEEVIGLRVTWEKRYITLGPVATVLGLAFKAYDPDHLLGDEESLGITLALIPTDTEGVKIGRRHFPLNAAFMNGPNSGKDVFIPMSYLIGGQERIGQGWMMLMNCLSVGRSISLPAGGTGAAKMASMTTGAYASIRRQFNLPIGEFEGIQEALARIGGNTYVMNATRTMTAGAVDLGEKPSVLSAVVKYHVTERMRQTVSDAMDVHGGKGICMGPSNYLGRAYQSVPISITVEGANILTRSMMIFGQGAIRCHPFVLKEMQATQNEDQNAALTEFDDLLFRHIGFSLSNASASLLLGLTGGRLADTPDYPATQAYYRQLSRLAAAFATVTDCTMLMLGGELKRRERISARLGDVLSYLYLASATLKHFDDQGRHEEDLPFVQWGVEDLLFKIEQSLHEVLLNFPDPRMGCLLRVVVFPLGRRLTPPADAVGAEVARRLMTPGAARDRLLDGCYQSTDPNDVTGLVNTTLEKVLLADPIEARLAKAIHKGELEHDSDADMLNVAAESGVISPDEAELVREARIARRAVIDVDDFSKEEMDPTARQASASPAKTRKSAKKADNNPAKTAPSEQEAMLENQPFPPPEDKA, encoded by the coding sequence CTGACTCTGCTTTGGCTGCTCGGCCTGGTGCTGTGCATTGCCGCCCTCGCCTACGTCCGAACCTCGCTGTTGAACGCCTGCCTGGGTGTAGGTGCCTACCTGCTCGCGATGACCCTGTTGGGACCGGCCCCCTGGGTCATTGACCTGGTGCTCTGGGTCGTCTTTTTGGCGATTGCGATCCCGCTGAACATCCCCGATGTGCGCCGCAATCAGATCTCCGCCCCCCTGTTCAGCTGGTTCAAGAAAGTACTACCACCGCTGTCCGACACTGAACAGGAAGCCCTTGATGCCGGTACCGTCTGGTGGGACGGCGAGCTATTCAGCGGCCGCCCTGATTGGGGCAAACTGCACAGCTTCCCCATCCCACGCCTGAGCGCCGAAGAGCAGGCCTTTCTCGACGGCCCGGTGGAAGAGCTTTGCCGCATGACCAACGAGTGGGAGGTCACCACCGAGCGGCAGGACCTGTCGCCTGAAACCTGGTCCTACATCAAGGACAACGGCTTCTTCGGCTTGATCATCCCCAAGGAATACAACGGCAAGGGCTTCTCCGCCTACGCCCACTCGCAGATCGCCATGAAGCTGGCCAGCCGCAGCGGTGACCTGGGCTCCACCGTCATGGTGCCCAACTCGCTTGGCCCGGCCGAGCTGCTGATGCATTACGGCACCGAAGAACAGAAGCAGCATTACCTGCCGCGCCTGGCCGCCGGACAGGAAATCCCCTGTTTTGCCCTCACCGCGCCAGAAGCTGGCTCTGACGCCGGCTCAATGACCGACAAGGGCATCATCTGCAAGGGCCAATGGGAAGGCGAAGAAGTGATCGGCCTGCGGGTCACCTGGGAGAAGCGCTATATCACCCTCGGCCCGGTCGCTACCGTGCTTGGCCTGGCCTTCAAGGCCTACGACCCCGACCACCTGCTGGGCGATGAGGAATCGCTGGGGATTACCCTGGCACTGATCCCCACCGATACCGAGGGCGTCAAGATCGGGCGTCGCCACTTCCCGCTCAATGCCGCCTTCATGAACGGCCCCAACTCAGGCAAGGACGTGTTCATTCCCATGAGCTACCTGATCGGTGGCCAGGAGCGGATCGGCCAGGGCTGGATGATGCTGATGAACTGCCTGTCCGTCGGGCGTTCCATTTCGCTGCCTGCCGGCGGCACAGGCGCTGCCAAGATGGCCAGCATGACCACCGGCGCCTACGCCAGCATCCGCCGCCAGTTCAACCTGCCAATTGGTGAGTTCGAGGGTATTCAGGAAGCGCTCGCCCGCATTGGCGGCAACACCTACGTGATGAACGCCACCCGCACCATGACCGCCGGCGCTGTCGATCTGGGTGAGAAACCTTCGGTACTCTCGGCTGTGGTCAAGTACCACGTGACCGAACGCATGCGCCAAACCGTCAGCGACGCCATGGACGTGCACGGCGGCAAGGGTATCTGTATGGGGCCGAGCAACTACCTGGGCCGCGCCTATCAGTCGGTGCCCATTTCCATCACCGTGGAAGGCGCCAATATTCTCACCCGTAGCATGATGATCTTCGGTCAGGGCGCCATTCGCTGCCATCCCTTTGTACTCAAGGAGATGCAGGCCACTCAGAATGAGGATCAGAACGCGGCGTTGACCGAGTTCGACGACCTGCTGTTCCGTCATATCGGTTTTTCGCTGAGCAACGCCTCTGCCAGCCTGCTGCTGGGGCTGACCGGCGGCCGTCTGGCCGACACGCCGGACTACCCCGCCACGCAAGCCTACTACCGCCAACTGTCGCGCTTGGCAGCTGCCTTTGCCACCGTCACCGACTGCACCATGCTGATGCTGGGCGGCGAGCTGAAACGCCGTGAGCGCATTTCTGCACGGCTCGGCGACGTGTTGAGCTATCTGTACCTGGCCAGCGCTACGCTCAAGCATTTTGACGATCAGGGTCGCCACGAAGAGGATCTACCCTTTGTCCAGTGGGGCGTAGAAGACCTGCTGTTCAAGATCGAGCAAAGCCTGCACGAGGTGCTGCTCAACTTCCCTGATCCACGCATGGGTTGCCTGCTGCGCGTCGTGGTCTTCCCGCTCGGCCGCCGCCTCACACCACCTGCAGATGCGGTGGGCGCGGAAGTCGCCAGACGCTTGATGACGCCCGGCGCCGCGCGTGACCGTCTGCTGGATGGCTGCTATCAGAGCACCGACCCGAATGACGTCACCGGCCTGGTCAACACCACTCTGGAAAAGGTGCTGCTCGCCGACCCCATCGAAGCGCGCCTTGCCAAGGCCATTCACAAGGGCGAACTGGAGCACGACAGCGATGCGGACATGCTCAACGTGGCAGCCGAATCCGGCGTGATCAGTCCCGACGAAGCCGAGCTGGTGCGCGAGGCCCGCATCGCCCGCCGCGCCGTGATCGACGTGGATGACTTCTCCAAGGAAGAAATGGACCCCACAGCGCGCCAAGCAAGCGCCAGCCCGGCGAAAACGCGCAAATCGGCCAAGAAAGCTGACAATAACCCGGCAAAAACCGCACCCTCAGAGCAGGAAGCGATGCTTGAGAACCAACCCTTCCCGCCACCGGAAGATAAAGCCTGA
- a CDS encoding PA2817 family protein, whose translation MTTPLSYHAYHLALLQSLYDTLRAQSALLEQVPEESNELFMERFNELLEQLEQGDHDSLYLGQDILCQIISRYPQIAHLIPRDLLWYFGGDCLHFMPDEEIAQYQLLDEHRADAEARGEAFDWQQARQLIQSN comes from the coding sequence ATGACCACCCCGCTTAGCTACCACGCCTATCACCTTGCCCTGCTACAAAGCCTGTACGACACGCTGCGCGCGCAATCGGCCCTGCTGGAACAGGTGCCGGAAGAGAGCAACGAGCTGTTTATGGAACGCTTCAACGAGCTGCTGGAACAGCTGGAGCAAGGCGATCACGACAGCCTGTACCTGGGCCAGGACATTCTCTGCCAGATCATCAGCCGCTACCCGCAAATCGCCCACCTGATCCCCCGCGACCTGCTCTGGTATTTTGGTGGCGACTGCCTGCACTTCATGCCCGACGAAGAAATCGCCCAGTACCAACTGCTGGATGAGCACCGTGCCGACGCTGAGGCGCGCGGTGAAGCTTTCGATTGGCAACAAGCCCGGCAACTGATTCAAAGCAACTGA
- a CDS encoding ATP-binding protein gives MDIRLTNRLSFKQTRMGVLGAFILGTLLGLIQVTVDYHSEDAAIDEAVQAQINVSLGPASRIAYNIDAELALELVNGLLQAPPVIRAEIIDNNGIALASVSRPMATSRYRVVSDALFKRRRDYSHPLYVEHAPNELLGHLVIEVDTFHQGASFLRRAGLTMLSGFILSLVLSLILMVLFYGMLTKPLVRLINDLLNMKTEGERSRLPCPDGHERDEIGALVEVINRQLQSIDVNMRQKLRAEERLRKYLEELESIVESRTNELQETNAQLRRSNQDLEYSREEALDMARARSAFLANMSHEIRTPINGLLGMIGLTLDSPLNNEQKQQLSIAYDSGKVLVALLNDILDLSKFEAGKLQLERIPFDLGALLEETASLLSQNAGKQDIELTCRIDPRLPGMLLGDPTRIRQIVSNLLSNALKFTEQGHVALTLNLERGGSADQQVRISVSDSGIGIAEEALESIFSPFTQADAHISRRFGGTGLGLALCRSLTDAMGGVLTVTSTLGQGSSFSVLIPLASHDQQPVFPKPAARSVLIWNQSGHLQGQVLNELLRSWGMDCTVMDYQLLSPLPQVPDGKDFWLLDSPTLAQRLQGLEPETPRLLVCSYSRLLSAEKAHKLGILQQVAAPPARRRLAQAIDELFGIVRESQPTTENIALPAGQRLLLVEDNAVNQMVAKGMLSRLGYEADLAEHGEIALHLLEENDYALVLMDCNMPVLDGYETSRRMRADPRWQNLPIIALTANALHEDRQRCQEAGMSDYLAKPFKREDLQAILQRWLSNPSAD, from the coding sequence ATGGATATCCGCCTCACCAACCGCCTGTCCTTCAAGCAAACCCGCATGGGCGTGCTGGGCGCTTTCATTCTTGGCACCCTGCTGGGCCTGATTCAGGTGACCGTTGATTACCATTCCGAAGATGCCGCCATCGATGAAGCGGTGCAGGCCCAGATCAACGTCAGCCTCGGCCCCGCCTCGCGTATTGCGTACAACATTGATGCTGAACTTGCCCTGGAACTGGTTAACGGCTTGCTGCAGGCGCCGCCGGTGATCCGCGCGGAAATCATCGATAACAACGGCATCGCCCTGGCCAGCGTCAGCCGCCCCATGGCCACCAGCCGTTACCGCGTGGTCAGCGATGCGCTGTTCAAGCGCCGCCGCGACTACTCACATCCGCTCTATGTAGAACACGCACCCAATGAGCTGCTGGGCCACCTGGTGATCGAAGTGGATACCTTCCACCAAGGGGCAAGCTTCCTGCGCCGCGCCGGCCTGACCATGTTGTCGGGCTTTATTCTCAGCCTGGTCCTGTCGCTGATTCTGATGGTGCTGTTCTACGGCATGCTGACCAAGCCCCTGGTGCGCCTGATCAACGACCTGCTGAACATGAAGACCGAGGGCGAACGCAGCCGCCTGCCCTGCCCTGATGGTCACGAGCGCGACGAAATCGGCGCTTTGGTAGAGGTAATCAACCGTCAGCTGCAGAGCATCGACGTCAACATGCGCCAGAAGCTGCGCGCCGAAGAGCGTCTGCGCAAATACCTCGAAGAACTCGAAAGCATCGTCGAGTCTCGCACCAATGAGCTGCAGGAAACCAACGCCCAGTTACGCCGCTCGAACCAAGACCTGGAGTACTCGCGCGAAGAAGCGCTCGATATGGCCCGCGCGCGCTCGGCCTTTCTGGCCAACATGAGCCACGAGATTCGCACCCCCATCAATGGCCTGCTCGGCATGATCGGCCTGACGCTCGACAGCCCGCTGAACAACGAGCAAAAGCAGCAGCTCTCCATAGCCTACGACTCTGGCAAAGTGCTGGTGGCCCTGCTGAACGACATTCTCGACCTGTCCAAGTTTGAAGCCGGCAAGTTGCAGCTAGAGCGCATCCCCTTCGATCTGGGCGCACTGCTCGAAGAAACTGCCAGCCTGCTGTCACAGAATGCCGGCAAGCAGGATATCGAACTGACCTGTCGTATAGATCCACGCCTCCCGGGCATGCTGCTCGGCGACCCCACGCGTATCCGCCAGATCGTCAGCAACCTGCTGTCCAACGCGCTCAAGTTCACCGAGCAGGGCCATGTGGCCCTTACTCTGAACCTTGAGCGTGGTGGCAGTGCCGATCAGCAGGTGCGTATCAGCGTGTCGGACAGCGGCATTGGCATCGCCGAAGAGGCGCTGGAAAGCATCTTCTCGCCCTTCACCCAGGCCGACGCGCATATCTCCCGTCGTTTTGGCGGCACCGGGCTGGGTCTTGCGCTGTGCCGCAGCCTGACTGACGCCATGGGCGGCGTGCTGACCGTCACCTCGACCCTCGGCCAGGGCAGCAGCTTCAGCGTGTTGATCCCACTCGCCAGCCACGACCAGCAACCCGTTTTTCCCAAGCCCGCAGCACGTTCGGTACTGATCTGGAATCAAAGTGGCCACCTGCAGGGCCAGGTGCTCAACGAACTGCTGCGCAGCTGGGGTATGGATTGCACGGTCATGGATTACCAACTGCTCAGCCCCTTGCCTCAGGTACCGGACGGCAAAGACTTCTGGCTGCTCGACAGCCCGACCCTCGCGCAACGACTACAAGGGCTGGAACCCGAGACGCCGCGACTGCTGGTGTGCAGCTACAGCCGACTGCTCTCAGCCGAGAAAGCACACAAACTGGGTATTCTGCAGCAGGTCGCGGCGCCGCCGGCCCGCCGCCGCCTGGCGCAGGCGATAGACGAGCTGTTCGGCATTGTGCGAGAAAGCCAGCCCACCACTGAAAATATCGCCTTGCCGGCCGGCCAAAGGCTGCTGCTGGTGGAAGACAACGCGGTGAACCAGATGGTTGCCAAGGGCATGCTCAGCCGCCTGGGCTATGAAGCGGATCTGGCCGAACATGGCGAGATCGCATTGCATCTGCTGGAGGAAAACGACTACGCGCTGGTGCTGATGGATTGCAACATGCCAGTTCTCGACGGCTACGAGACCAGCCGGCGCATGCGCGCCGACCCGCGCTGGCAGAATCTGCCGATCATCGCCCTCACCGCCAACGCGTTGCACGAAGACCGCCAGCGCTGCCAAGAGGCCGGCATGAGTGACTACCTGGCCAAACCTTTCAAGCGTGAAGACCTGCAGGCCATACTGCAGCGCTGGCTTAGCAACCCTTCAGCCGATTGA
- a CDS encoding glutathione peroxidase: MAEQLLQIPCTTIDNRESSLAELDGKAYLVVNTASKCGFTPQYKGLEALWQDYQAKGLRVAGFPCNQFGAQEPGDEGQISEFCELNYGVSFPLFKKVDVNGDSAHPLFVQLKSQAPGLLGSKGIKWNFTKFLVDAQGKVVKRYAPTTKPEDLRADIEALLG; the protein is encoded by the coding sequence ATGGCTGAACAACTGCTGCAGATCCCCTGTACCACCATCGATAACCGTGAAAGCAGCCTGGCAGAGCTGGATGGCAAGGCGTATCTGGTGGTCAACACCGCGAGCAAATGCGGCTTCACCCCGCAGTACAAGGGGCTTGAGGCGCTGTGGCAGGATTATCAGGCCAAGGGGCTGCGCGTAGCCGGATTTCCGTGCAATCAGTTTGGGGCGCAGGAGCCGGGTGATGAGGGGCAGATCTCCGAGTTTTGCGAGCTGAACTACGGCGTCAGCTTCCCACTGTTCAAGAAGGTTGACGTCAACGGCGACAGCGCGCACCCGCTGTTTGTGCAGCTCAAGTCGCAGGCGCCAGGGTTGCTGGGCAGTAAGGGCATCAAGTGGAACTTCACCAAGTTTCTGGTCGATGCGCAGGGCAAAGTCGTCAAGCGTTACGCCCCAACCACCAAGCCGGAAGATCTGCGGGCGGATATTGAGGCGCTGCTCGGCTAG
- a CDS encoding ABC transporter ATP-binding protein, with protein MTAAIRISGLEKTYSNGMRALKGIDLEVREGDFFALLGPNGAGKSTTIGILSSLVNKSAGEVSIFGNSIDTDLLAAKRCIGVVPQEFNFSQFEKTIDILVNQAGYYGIPHREATQRAEQYLKRLGLWDKRDVPSRMLSGGMKRRLMIARALIHEPKLLILDEPTAGVDIEIRRSMWQFLQEINAQGITIVLTTHYLEEAEQLCKNIAIIDQGQIIHNTSMRKLLSELHVETFLLDCTSCFESAPELAGYPCELVDEHTLAVQVDKEQGLNALFAELSRLDIKVQSLRNRSNRLEELFLMLVDENADKKGVA; from the coding sequence ATGACTGCAGCTATTCGTATCAGCGGGCTGGAAAAAACCTATTCCAACGGCATGCGCGCGCTCAAGGGCATCGACCTGGAGGTGCGCGAAGGCGATTTCTTTGCGCTGCTGGGCCCCAACGGCGCGGGCAAGTCGACAACCATCGGCATTCTCTCTTCACTGGTGAACAAATCTGCCGGTGAGGTCAGCATCTTCGGCAACAGCATTGATACCGATCTGCTGGCGGCCAAACGCTGCATCGGCGTGGTGCCGCAGGAGTTCAACTTCAGTCAGTTTGAAAAGACCATCGATATTCTGGTGAATCAAGCCGGGTATTACGGTATCCCTCACCGCGAGGCAACGCAGCGCGCCGAGCAGTATCTCAAGCGACTGGGGCTGTGGGACAAGCGTGATGTACCTTCACGCATGCTCTCGGGCGGGATGAAGCGTCGCCTGATGATTGCCCGGGCACTGATCCATGAGCCGAAACTGCTGATTCTGGATGAGCCCACCGCCGGTGTGGATATCGAGATTCGCCGTTCCATGTGGCAGTTTCTGCAGGAGATCAATGCACAGGGCATCACCATAGTGCTGACCACGCATTATCTGGAAGAAGCCGAGCAGCTGTGCAAGAACATCGCGATCATCGATCAGGGGCAGATCATTCACAACACCAGCATGCGCAAATTGCTGAGCGAGCTGCATGTCGAGACCTTTCTGCTCGACTGCACCAGTTGCTTTGAATCGGCCCCCGAGCTCGCCGGTTACCCCTGTGAGCTGGTGGATGAGCACACGCTGGCGGTGCAAGTGGATAAGGAGCAGGGTTTGAATGCGCTGTTTGCCGAGCTGAGCCGGCTGGACATCAAGGTACAGAGCCTGCGCAATAGAAGTAACCGCCTGGAAGAGCTATTCCTGATGCTGGTAGATGAGAACGCTGACAAGAAAGGGGTCGCGTGA
- a CDS encoding ABC transporter permease encodes MTHWRSSWVAFTTILFKEIKRFTRIWPQTLLPPGIVMALYFVIFGKMIGSRIGEMDGFAYIDYIVPGLIMMSVITNSYSNVASSFFSTKFQRSIEELMVAPVSPHVILLGYTFGGVARGLAVGLIVTLMSMFFTRLQIHHIGLTICVVFFTSLVFSLGGFINSVFARTFDDISIVPTFVLTPLTYLGGVFYSIHLLSPFWQGLSMANPILHMVNAFRYGILGVSDIPIATALIIMAVFTVALYSLSYWLLVRGTGMRQ; translated from the coding sequence ATGACGCATTGGCGTAGTAGTTGGGTGGCCTTTACCACCATTCTGTTCAAGGAAATCAAGCGCTTTACCCGTATCTGGCCGCAGACGCTACTGCCGCCGGGTATCGTCATGGCGCTGTATTTCGTGATTTTCGGCAAGATGATTGGCTCGCGCATCGGCGAGATGGACGGCTTTGCCTACATTGATTACATCGTGCCGGGGCTGATTATGATGTCGGTGATTACCAACAGTTATTCGAACGTGGCCTCCAGCTTCTTCAGCACCAAGTTTCAGCGCTCGATCGAGGAGCTGATGGTGGCGCCGGTCTCACCGCACGTGATCTTGCTGGGTTACACCTTTGGTGGTGTGGCACGCGGGCTGGCAGTGGGTTTGATCGTTACGCTGATGTCGATGTTCTTTACCCGCCTGCAGATTCATCACATCGGGTTGACCATTTGTGTGGTGTTCTTTACCTCGCTGGTGTTTTCCCTTGGCGGCTTCATCAATTCGGTGTTCGCGCGCACCTTCGATGACATATCCATCGTACCGACCTTCGTGCTGACTCCGCTGACGTACCTGGGCGGGGTGTTCTACTCGATTCACCTGTTGTCGCCGTTCTGGCAGGGGTTGTCGATGGCCAACCCGATTCTGCACATGGTCAATGCTTTCCGGTACGGCATTCTGGGTGTGTCGGATATTCCGATTGCTACTGCGCTGATCATCATGGCCGTGTTTACCGTGGCGCTGTACAGTCTGAGTTACTGGTTGCTGGTGCGCGGTACCGGCATGCGACAATAA
- a CDS encoding glutathione S-transferase family protein: MALTLYGAILSPYVRKIRIQLAEQQIEYQHKHIPPRDKPDWYTDISPLGRIPAIQDGDFKLADSAVIAQYLHESRGGQPLYGTSPEQAARVRWLEKYADYELAPYSTFALFFQRVVAPNYGEQPDQAMIQAALDHHLPPLLNYLEAELGNAPFFLGQQFSLADIAVCTQLINMAHAGELIDEYRWPGLSSLLSRVTSRASVSAILPTEHQQVAKLTGRL, encoded by the coding sequence ATGGCCCTGACCCTCTACGGCGCCATACTGTCGCCCTACGTACGCAAGATTCGGATCCAGCTCGCAGAGCAGCAGATCGAGTACCAGCACAAGCACATCCCGCCACGCGACAAACCGGATTGGTATACCGATATCAGCCCGCTTGGGCGCATTCCCGCGATCCAGGATGGCGACTTCAAGCTGGCCGACTCCGCCGTCATCGCGCAATACCTGCATGAAAGCCGCGGCGGCCAACCGCTGTACGGCACATCACCCGAGCAGGCGGCCCGGGTTCGCTGGCTGGAAAAATATGCCGATTATGAGCTGGCCCCCTACAGCACCTTTGCGCTGTTCTTTCAGCGTGTGGTGGCGCCAAACTATGGTGAACAGCCTGATCAAGCCATGATTCAGGCCGCGCTCGACCATCATCTGCCACCTCTGCTCAACTACCTGGAAGCAGAGCTCGGCAACGCGCCCTTCTTTCTCGGCCAACAGTTCAGCCTGGCAGATATTGCCGTGTGCACGCAGCTGATCAACATGGCCCATGCCGGCGAATTGATTGACGAGTACCGCTGGCCCGGCCTGTCTTCGCTGCTTAGCCGCGTCACTTCGCGGGCCAGCGTTTCGGCCATTCTGCCAACCGAGCACCAGCAGGTTGCCAAGCTGACCGGCCGCCTCTGA